One genomic region from Ralstonia pickettii DTP0602 encodes:
- a CDS encoding phenylacetic acid degradation protein (K02613: paaE; ring-1,2-phenylacetyl-CoA epoxidase subunit PaaE), protein MSKFHELTVASVTRETRDAVAVTFAVPDELADTYRYVQGQHLTLRTGIGGEDVRRSYSICSAVQDARLRVAIKRVDGGLFSNWANEQLQPGMTLEVMPPSGHFHVPLSATHAKHYVAFAAGSGITPMLSIIKTTLQAEPESRFTLFYGNRASSSVLFKEELEDLKDTYLQRFNLVFVLSREQLDIDLFNGRIDGAKVNALLKHWVKPQDIDVTFICGPHSMMEEVSQALQDNGVDKTRIKRELFATSIPSARPAAHAHKQAGQQQCEVTVIQDGRTRSFTLEKNKETVLDAALAQGIELPYSCKGGVCSTCRCKRIEGEVDMDVNFALEDYEVARGFILSCQSYAVSDKLVIDFDQES, encoded by the coding sequence ATGAGCAAATTCCATGAACTGACCGTGGCCTCGGTCACGCGCGAAACCCGCGACGCCGTGGCCGTGACCTTCGCCGTGCCCGACGAACTGGCCGACACCTACCGCTACGTGCAGGGCCAGCACCTGACGCTGCGCACCGGCATCGGCGGCGAAGACGTGCGCCGTTCCTACTCGATCTGCTCGGCGGTGCAGGATGCACGGCTGCGCGTGGCGATCAAGCGCGTCGACGGCGGCCTGTTCTCCAACTGGGCCAACGAGCAGCTGCAGCCGGGCATGACGCTGGAAGTGATGCCACCCTCCGGCCATTTCCACGTGCCGCTGTCCGCCACGCACGCGAAGCACTACGTCGCCTTTGCCGCCGGCAGCGGCATCACGCCGATGCTGTCGATCATCAAGACCACGTTGCAGGCCGAGCCGGAGAGCCGCTTCACGCTGTTCTACGGCAACCGCGCTTCGTCGTCCGTGTTGTTCAAGGAAGAGCTGGAAGACCTGAAGGACACCTACCTGCAGCGCTTCAACCTGGTGTTCGTGCTCAGCCGCGAGCAGCTTGATATCGATCTCTTCAACGGCCGTATCGATGGCGCGAAGGTCAATGCCTTGCTGAAGCACTGGGTGAAGCCACAGGACATCGACGTCACCTTTATCTGCGGCCCGCATTCGATGATGGAAGAGGTGTCGCAGGCGCTGCAAGACAACGGCGTCGACAAGACACGCATCAAGCGCGAGCTGTTCGCCACCAGCATCCCTTCAGCCCGCCCGGCGGCGCATGCGCACAAGCAGGCCGGTCAGCAGCAGTGCGAAGTCACCGTGATCCAGGACGGCCGCACCCGCAGCTTCACGCTGGAGAAGAACAAGGAGACCGTGCTGGACGCCGCGCTGGCGCAGGGCATCGAACTGCCTTACTCGTGCAAGGGCGGCGTCTGCTCGACCTGCCGCTGCAAGCGCATCGAAGGCGAGGTCGACATGGACGTGAACTTTGCGCTGGAAGACTACGAAGTCGCCCGCGGCTTCATCCTGAGCTGCCAGAGCTATGCCGTCAGCGACAAGCTGGTGATCGACTTTGACCAGGAATCCTGA